The following are encoded in a window of Panicum virgatum strain AP13 chromosome 5N, P.virgatum_v5, whole genome shotgun sequence genomic DNA:
- the LOC120673050 gene encoding putative cytochrome c oxidase subunit 5b-like yields MWRRVQTLAPALRRVAAAAASTPTAPASSAARAAPLSSAAAAFRRTSPLLSGDKPARVEDVMPIATGLEREELEAELQGKKRFDMDSPVGPFGTKEAPAVIESYYNKRIVGCPGGEGEDEHDVVWFWLKKDEPHECPVCSQYFVLKVIGDGGDPDGHDDEDEGHH; encoded by the exons ATGTGGCGCCgcgtccaaaccctagctcccgcCCTGCgccgggtcgccgccgccgccgcctccacccccacggcgccggcctcctctgcagcccgcgccgccccgctctcctcggcggccgccgccttccGCCGCACCAGCCCGCTCCTCTCAG GGGACAagccggcgagggtggaggacGTCATGCCCATCGCCACCGGGCTCGAGCGCGAGGAgctggaggccgagctccag GGAAAGAAGCGGTTTGACATGGATTCCCCCGTCGGCCCCTTCGGTACCAAG GAGGCACCAGCAGTCAttgagtcctactacaacaagcGGATAGTCGGTTGCcctggtggtgaaggag aggatgaacatgATGTTGTATGGTTTTGGTTGAAAAAAGACGAGCCGCATGAGTGTCCAGTCTGCTCGCAATACTTTGTG CTTAAGGtcattggtgatggtggagatCCAGATGGTCACGATGACGAAGATGAAGGACACCACTAA
- the LOC120673042 gene encoding acyl-protein thioesterase 1 homolog 1-like: MSYGGSSSGGRGGRRLEYGRTYVVRPKGRHQATIVWLHGLGDNGASWSQLLDSLPLPNIKWICPTAPTRPVAAFGGFPCTAWFDVEETSLDGRDDIEGLDASAAHVANLLSSEPSDVRLGIGGFSMGAAAALHSAACYAHGRFTNGVAYPITLSVVVGLSGWLPCSRTLRSKIESSQTALRRASALPILLNHGRADEVVTYRNGERSAEILRSSGFQYTYFKAYNGLGHYTIPEEMDDVSKWLSSRLGLDRSRG, from the exons ATGAGCTACGGGGGAAGCTCGTCCG gcgggcgcggcgggcgccggcTGGAGTACGGCAGGACCTACGTGGTGAGGCCCAAGGGGAGGCACCAGGCCACCATTGTGTGGCTCCATGGCCTCGGCGACAATGGCGCAAG CTGGTCCCAGCTCCTGGATTCTCTTCCACTGCCCAAT ATCAAATGGATTTGCCCTACTGCGCCAACACGGCCTGTTGCGGCTTTCGGTGGATTCCCTTGCACTGCAT GGTTCGATGTGGAGGAGACTTCATTGGATGGCCGTGATGATATCGAAGGACTTGATGCTTCAGCAGCTCATGTCGCAAACCTACTGTCCTCTGAGCCATCCGATG TGAGGCTTGGGATCGGAGGATTCAGCATGGGTGCTGCGGCTGCCCTTCACTCTGCTGCATGCTATGCTCATGGGAGATTCACAAATGGCGTTGCCTATCCGATCACCCTCAGTGTTGTCGTCGGTTTAAGTGGATGGCTTCCTTGCTCTAG GACCCTAAGGAGCAAAATTGAGAGCTCACAGACTGCACTTAGAAGAGCTTCTGCGTTGCCAATCCTGCTCAACCATGGAAGAG CCGATGAGGTTGTCACCTACAGGAATGGTGAGAGGTCGGCTGAGATTCTGCGATCCTCAGGGTTCCAGTATACGTATTTCAAAGCCTACAATGG ACTTGGTCACTATACCATCCCTGAAGAAATGGACGATGTCAGCAAGTGGCTCAGCTCAAGGTTGGGGCTTGACCGATCTCGTGGCTAA